From the Neobacillus sp. PS3-34 genome, the window GTTAAAAGCCTTTGTGAAAACAGATGAAGGTGAAAGGGCGTTTATCTATGAATTGCAGCCGCCTTTAACTCCTGAGCAATTTTTTTTAGATGGCATGCTGAACATCTATTTATACAGAAAAATTGGCAAAAACCATTTTTTGCGTTTAAAGCGCTTTTTCAGTGACCAGCAAAAGCCTTCTGATAAGGATTACAAAGACATAACAAGAGCGTTCCAGGATGTTTATACGTCTGCATCCCATGGATCAATGCAGCATATGCAAGAGTATTCGGCTGATTTGAAAGCAGACAAGGATCAGGTTTTTGTTGGCAGGCAGGAGCAGAAGGGAATCCAAATTGAATCTGATTCATTTAACTTTGATCTCCTGGTCTCAGGTCTAAGTGAAACACTTCTCCCAAGAAAGTCCTTGACTCAAAAGGTTAGGAGTGCAATAAGCAATCTTTCTTTCTTATATGGAATCGATGCTCTTCAAATGAAGAATATTGTCCTAAGTGCCGTGAACCAGGAAAATGATATTGATGTCGATGAATTAAGAAAGGCAGCGAGAGACTGGTATCAGTTTGTTCATTATGATCAGCTTCCAGCCTTAATTGAACGGACTCAGCCGGCAATGCATCAGATTCAGCAGGATGAACCGAAAACGAAAGAAGAAAAACTCATGCGATATTTGGAGACTGTTTCCCCGCTTCAGTTTTTGAAGGATCTCTCAGGTGGAGCGGAACCATCCAAGGCAGATATGCAAATCATTGAAGATGCCATGTTTAAACAAAAGCTTCTTCCGGGAGTAATAAATGTGCTTATTCATTTTGTCATGCTCCGTACAGATATGAAGCTGACAAAAGGCTATGTAGAAAAAATGGCCAGCCATTGGAGCCGAAAACAGGTGAAAACCGTAAAAGAAGCAATGGACCTCGCGAAAAATGAGCACAGCAAATATATTGGCTGGACTGAAGAAAAAGCTACGAGCGGCAAAACTGCATCAAGGAAAAAGCCAATCAGGACAGAATTTCTGCCAGATTGGTTTGAAGATAGCGAAAAAGGAACGACCCAGGAGGATAATGGGGAGCAAAAAGAGCTTAACGCGAAAAAACAGGCTCTTGAAGAAAAGTTAAAAGCATTTCGCAAATAGGAGGTGAGCAGTTTCATGGAAAAAATCAATCAAACATTGAAACGGCTGGCATCAAATGAAAATTTTCAAAAAAGATATGAGAAAATGCGAACGGATACTCTTAACCATCCTGATGTAAAAGCATTTCTTACCGAGCACCAGAATGAAATTAACAATGAATTGATTGAAAAAAGTATCGGAAAGCTTTTTGAATACACAAACCAAAGCAAGGAATGTAATCGGTGCGAGAGCCTTGAGGGGTGTGTAAACATTATGCAGGGATATCACCCTGAATTGGTGCTGCAGCGCAACTCTATCGATGTTCAATATGATCGCTGCCCTCGTAAGGTCATTGCTGATGAAAAACGAAAGAACGAAAAGCTGATTAAGAGCTTGTATGTTCCTAAGGATATATTAATGGCTTCATTCGATTCGCTGCAAATTGGGCAGGGGAAGATTGATGCTGTTGATAAAGCGGCTTCCTTCGTTATGAATTATCAGCAGGGGCAGAAGCAGAAGGGACTTTTCCTCTATGGGAAATTTGGGGTTGGAAAGTCGTTTCTGTTAGGAGCGATTGCCAATGAGCTAGCAAAAAAACGGGTATCATCCATGATTGTCTATGTTCCGGAATTGCTAAGGGAAATGAAAAGCTCCATCGCTGATTCTACTCTAAATGAAAAAATGGAAACGCTGAAGCGGGAGCCTATTTTGATGCTTGATGATATTGGTGCAGAAGCCATGTCAAGCTGGACAAGGGATGAGGTCCTGGGACCTATCCTGCAATTCCGTATGCTTGAAAACCTTCCCACGTTTTTTACATCTAATTTTGACTTCCAGGGGCTGGAACACCATTTAACGTACAGCCAGCGGGGAGAAGAAGAGAAAATGAAGGCGAGAAGAATGATGGAACGCATCCGTTACTTAAGTGAACCCGTCCTGGTGGAATGCGCCGAACCTAAGAAATTGAGTGATAAACCTATGAAAAAATGCGGTGACTTTCTCACCGCATTTTTTTGTTTCCAGGAATAGCTAAACATCTTTCAGCCCGCTTCTATTTTGGCCAAGTCCCCCATATACATTAAACAGAGATTCTGGAAACAAGGGGGGATCTGTTTGGTCGAAATTATTTTTCAAAGCGAAAAGGATGGACACAGCCTGTATGATCATCTGAAAAAGCGATTAAAACAGGAATATCATCAAAATATTCTTCTAATTGAAGATCGACATATATTCAAAATTAGAATTAGCGGCCTGGAAAATAAAACGATTGATATTATAAAGGGTGCATTTTTTGAATTTATTTACAGGCTTAAGCAGGAGGATTGGTTTCGTAAAATTTTAAAAGAAAAGTTTTATTTTGAAGACCCAGAAGAGCAGCAGAATATCCTGGAGATTATTTATTCTGTTTTGGAAGGAAATAGGAAAGATCTGACTATTTCTCACAAACTCTCAAATGAAGATTGCGGAATAAGGGAAGCAATTGAACAAATGTTCATGGAAAAGGTCTCTTTTTCCTTTGATTCCTTTGTGCAATTCAGGCTGCGTTCCTATCTGAAACAACTGGAAAGCTATGTTGAAATATCGATAGATGAGTATAAGATGGAACAGGAATATCAAATGTTCGTACAGACTCTGAGGGACTTTCTTTCAAAACGACCGGAAAAATTGTCATGTGTACATGTTGCTTTTGATGAGGAAATTACTTTTTTTGATGAGCATTTCCTAGAGATTAAAAGAAGTGAGCTTGCTAAAATGATTGACCGTCGTCTTTTGTTTAACCATCCAGTGTACGTTGATTCCGTTTCAATCGCTCCTCTTTTGTCGATTGCTCCAAGAAGTATTGTTATTTATGCTGAAGAATCCGATCAGCCCTTGATACGGACAATCCAAAACATTTTTGAAGAACGGGTAACGCTCCACCCAATTTCAGAACTGGCTGAAAGAAAAAGGAATGTATCATCTTAAAAATAATTGCATTTGTCCGCTTGATTTTTCCATTTTAAAAAATTATAATAACGTACATAGTAATTTTAATCGAACAAAAGTGATGATAAGGATAAGGGTATTCTTTTACGGTTTCCAGAGAGGGAAGGCTTGCTGAAAACTTCCCAGCACGAATCGAATGCTTACCGCCTTTAAACTTCAGTCGTGAAAATTTCATCTCAAAAATGAAGTGAGTAATTACTGACGGCCGCAGCCGTTAACCTGACCACAAAGCTGGCTTATATTATTATTTGCCGGAAAATTGGGTGGAACCACGTGTTTATTTAAACTCGTCCCTTTACCAGGGACGGGTTTTTTTATTTTTTTAAAAGTTTTGCAAATCAGAATGCAGCGTAAACTGCTACGCCTGATCTGCATCCAAAATTCAAAGGAGGAATTAACATGTCAGAAGTTGTGAAAATATCGTTTCCTGATGGGGCAATAAAGGAGTTCCCTGTCGGTACGACAACTGAAGATATTGCTGCTTCCATTAGCCCAGGGCTTAAGAAAAAAGCGATTGCCGGCAAATGGAATGGCCAACTGTATGATCTTCGCCGTCCAATCATGTTGGATGGTTCGATAGAAATCGTCACTCCGGAATCAAATGAAGCACTGGAGGTATTGCGCCATAGTACAGCTCACCTAATGGCACAGGCGATTAAAAGGCTGTACCCTCATGTAAAGCTGGGGATTGGCAGGTCATTGAAGGTGGATTCTACTACGATATCGATCTGGAGGAATCTTTGACACCTGAAGATCTCCCGAAGATTGAAAAAGAAATGGCCAAAATCGTGAATGAAAACATTGATGTTGAACGCAAGGAAGTTAGCCGGAATGATGCAGTAAAGCTATATAAAGAGATTGGCGATGAATACAAGCTTGAGCTGATTGAAGCGATTCCTGAAAATGAAACAGTAACAATTTATGAACAGGGAGACTTTTTTGATCTTTGCCGTGGAATTCACGTTCCGTCAACTGGAAAAATTAAAGAATTCAAACTGTTGAGCATTGCGGGTGCTTACTGGCGCGGCAACAGCGATAATAAAATGCTGCAACGCATTTATGGAACAGCCTTCTTTAAGAAGGAGGATCTGGCTGAGCATCTCCGTTTATTGGAGGAGGCCGAAAGAACGTGACCACCGCAAGCTAGGAAAAGAATTGAATCTATTTACAAATTCGCAAAAAGTGGGCCAGGGATTGCCAATGTGGCTTCCTAAGGGAGCAACGATCCGCCGAATTGTGGAACGTTATATAGTGGATAAAGAAGAGCGGTTAGGCTATGACCATGTCTATACTCCAATCATGGGAAGTGTGGATCTTTATAAAACTTCAGGGCACTGGGACCATTATCAAGATGACATGTTCCCGGTTATGGATATGGATAACGAGCAATTGGTTCTTCGCCCAATGAATTGTCCGCACCACATGATGGTTTATAAAAACAGCATCCACAGCTACCGGGAGCTTCCGATCCGAATTGCTGAGCTAGGCTTGATGCACCGCTATGAAATGTCTGGTGCATTATCAGGATTGCAGCGTGTTCGCGGAATGACTCTAAATGATGCTCATATTTTTGTAAGGCCAGACCAAATAAAAGAAGAATTCCAGCGTGTTGTCCGCCTGGTTCTTGATGTTTATAAAGATTTTGATCTGAATGATTATTCTTTCCGTTTATCCTACCGTGATCCGCAGGATAAAGAAAAATACTTTGATGATGATGCGATGTGGGAAAAAGCACAAAGCATGCTGAAAGAAGCGATGGATGAGCTTGGCCTTGATTATTTCGAAGCCGAAGGAGAGGCGGCGTTTTACGGCCTTAAGCTGGATGTCCAGGTAAGGACTGCATTAGGTAAAGATGAAACGCTCTCAACTGTTCAGCTTGATTTCTTACTTCCTGAGAGATTTGACTTAACTTACATTGGCGAAGATGGCAAGCATCACCGTCCGGTTGTTATTCACCGTGGCGTGGTTTCGACTATGGAACGTTTTGTTGCTTTCCTAATTGAGGAATACAAAGGAGCGTTCCCTACTTGGCTTGCTCCAGTCCAGGTTCAGGTTATCCCAGTTTCTCCGGGAGTTCATCATGACTATGCGCTTAAGGTTAAGGAACAGCTTCAGAATGAAGGATTCCGCGTAGATCTGGATGGACGCGATGAAAAGATCGGTTATAAAGTCCGTGAAGCTCAAATGCAGAAAATTCCTTATATGCTAGTTGTTGGCGATAAGGAAGTAGAAGAAGGAGCCGTAAACGTAAGAAAATACGGTGAGCAAAAATCGGAAACTGTTCCGTTTGCTGAATTCATTTCGGCTTTAAAAGCTGAAGTTAAAAGGTAATGGAAAAAAGAGAGGAGCATTCCTCTCTTTTTTATTAATTACAAAAAAACTATTGTAAAGAACTTATTCTTTTGCTAAAATACAAAGCGTTGTGATAAAAAATGTTTGTTTGACATACCATTGTCATTTGTGATATAGTTACAAAGGTAAAACTGAATACGAGTTTTAGGGAAAAGAAGAAGCACCCGCTTCTCACCTGGTTGACGCTATATTGCAGTTGGCAGGTTTTACGTGAACGAATTGAACCATTTGATGTGTTTCGTAAAGTGTGGGTGATTTCATCCGCACTTTTTTGTTTGTGTGAGAAAACGAGGTATCCCATTGTGGGTGCTTGTTGTTTTTAATGCTTGCCGATTCAACCTGGTGTCTTAGTCTAGGTTTGATGATCAGGGATATTCTTCTTCATTCATCACATAGATGTTTCTTGACCCGGACGTTGTATTCGTGAAAAAACCTTGGAGGTGGCTAACTATTAGCAAAGACATGCTGTTGAACGAAGGTATTCGTGCTCGTGAAGTCCGTTTGATTGACCAGAATGGCGAGCAGCTTGGAATTAAATCAAAAATTGAAGCGCTTGAGATTGCCGGACGCGTTAATCTTGATGTGGTGCTTGTTGCACCGAACGCGAAGCCTCCGGTAGCCCGAATTATGGATTATGGTAAATTCAAATTCGAGCAGCAAAAGAAAGACAAAGAAGCGCGCAAAAATCAAAAAATCATCACTACCAAAGAAGTACGCTTAAGTCCTACGATAGATGAGCACGACTTTAATACAAAGCTTCGCAATGCCATCAAATTCTTAGAAAAAGGCGACAAGGTAAAAGCTTCGATCCGCTTTAAGGGCCGTGCGATTACCCATAAAGAAATCGGCCAGCGTGTTCTGGACCGTTTTTCTGAAGCGTGCAAGGAAGTTGCTACGATCGAGTCTCATCCTAAAATGGATGGACGGAGCATGTTCCTGGTTTTAGCACCTAAAATCGACAAGTAATAGGGAGGAATTCCAAATGCCAAAAATGAAAACTCACCGCGGCGCTGCAAAGCGTTTCAAGAAAACTGGATCTGGTAAACTGAAGCGTTCACATGCATACACTAGCCACTTATTCGCTAACAAATCAACAAAAGCTAAGCGTAAGCTTCGTAAATCAGCAGTTGTTTCAAAAGGTGATTTCAAACGCATTAAGCAATTACTAGACAACATCAGATAATATCGGAAGATTGATATATATAGGAGGGAAATTACATGCCACGTGTAAAAGGCGGTACTGTTACTCGCAAACGTCGTAAAAGAGTTCTTAAATTAGCAAAAGGTTATTTCGGTTCAAAACATACATTATATAAAGTTGCTAACCAGCAGGTTATGAAATCCCTAATGTATGCATTCCGCGACCGTCGCCAGAAAAAGCGCGACTTCCGCAAACTATGGATTACTCGTATCAACGCAGCAGCTCGCATGAACGGTCTTTCTTACAGCCGTTTAATGCACGGTCTTAAGCTTGCAGGTATCGAAGTAAACCGCAAGATGCTTGCTGAATTAGCAGTAAGCGATGCTAACGCTTTTGCTCAATTAGCAGAAGCTGCAAAACAACAAAACAATAAGTAATAACGATAAAAAGCCATTCTCTTCAGGGAGAATGGCTTTTTGCATAGGAGGAATGGATATGCATAGTAATACGCTTTTATTAGCTGCTTATTTGATTATGAACATAATCGGTTTATTTATAATGAAGGTTGATAAACAAAGAGCCATAAAGCATCAATATCGTATTCAGGAAAAAACGTTATGGCTTGTGGCCATTTTTGGAGGAGCGGTTGGAACGACTGCAGGAATGCAGATGTTTCGCCATAAAACGAAG encodes:
- the infC gene encoding translation initiation factor IF-3, yielding MLLNEGIRAREVRLIDQNGEQLGIKSKIEALEIAGRVNLDVVLVAPNAKPPVARIMDYGKFKFEQQKKDKEARKNQKIITTKEVRLSPTIDEHDFNTKLRNAIKFLEKGDKVKASIRFKGRAITHKEIGQRVLDRFSEACKEVATIESHPKMDGRSMFLVLAPKIDK
- the dnaI gene encoding primosomal protein DnaI, with the translated sequence MEKINQTLKRLASNENFQKRYEKMRTDTLNHPDVKAFLTEHQNEINNELIEKSIGKLFEYTNQSKECNRCESLEGCVNIMQGYHPELVLQRNSIDVQYDRCPRKVIADEKRKNEKLIKSLYVPKDILMASFDSLQIGQGKIDAVDKAASFVMNYQQGQKQKGLFLYGKFGVGKSFLLGAIANELAKKRVSSMIVYVPELLREMKSSIADSTLNEKMETLKREPILMLDDIGAEAMSSWTRDEVLGPILQFRMLENLPTFFTSNFDFQGLEHHLTYSQRGEEEKMKARRMMERIRYLSEPVLVECAEPKKLSDKPMKKCGDFLTAFFCFQE
- a CDS encoding DUF1294 domain-containing protein, giving the protein MHSNTLLLAAYLIMNIIGLFIMKVDKQRAIKHQYRIQEKTLWLVAIFGGAVGTTAGMQMFRHKTKHLSFKLGFPVLAVIEFVIFVYFSFKFS
- the rpmI gene encoding 50S ribosomal protein L35: MPKMKTHRGAAKRFKKTGSGKLKRSHAYTSHLFANKSTKAKRKLRKSAVVSKGDFKRIKQLLDNIR
- the rplT gene encoding 50S ribosomal protein L20; this encodes MPRVKGGTVTRKRRKRVLKLAKGYFGSKHTLYKVANQQVMKSLMYAFRDRRQKKRDFRKLWITRINAAARMNGLSYSRLMHGLKLAGIEVNRKMLAELAVSDANAFAQLAEAAKQQNNK
- the ytxC gene encoding putative sporulation protein YtxC, translated to MVEIIFQSEKDGHSLYDHLKKRLKQEYHQNILLIEDRHIFKIRISGLENKTIDIIKGAFFEFIYRLKQEDWFRKILKEKFYFEDPEEQQNILEIIYSVLEGNRKDLTISHKLSNEDCGIREAIEQMFMEKVSFSFDSFVQFRLRSYLKQLESYVEISIDEYKMEQEYQMFVQTLRDFLSKRPEKLSCVHVAFDEEITFFDEHFLEIKRSELAKMIDRRLLFNHPVYVDSVSIAPLLSIAPRSIVIYAEESDQPLIRTIQNIFEERVTLHPISELAERKRNVSS